Proteins from one Ahaetulla prasina isolate Xishuangbanna chromosome 2, ASM2864084v1, whole genome shotgun sequence genomic window:
- the C2H5orf15 gene encoding keratinocyte-associated transmembrane protein 2: MASAMAATEQRAERTAMREAPSPSSSLARTSLFLLLLALPLRGQLPDDTTPNAEIPQNFKSIHKDEKENLSSILSATSENSMRNKTIEDMIPTSLKVDASVVHAPTLAEDKVVQPPVSPSETVSINQQNIDVSEDADSKEYDMTDRNIFTSSLPTAKEPKDYVIYDLASNSQNNQDDQDVSEFAEDSSMRNFENKKSFAHNMKDATVSGLEDDSHFFFHLVIFAFLVAVVYITYHNKRKIILLVQNRRWRDGLCSRTVGYQRLDQNVNEAMPSLKITNEYIF, from the exons ATGGCGTCAGCCATGGCGGCCACCGAGCAGAGAGCAGAGCGTACCGCGATGCGGGAGGCGCCGTCGCCGTCGTCGTCCTTGGCGCGAACGTCGCTCTTCCTTTTGCTCCTGGCCTTGCCGCTTCGGGGCCAGCTTCCAGACG ATACTACACCTAATGCAGAAATACCTCAGAACTTTAAATCAATTCATAAGGATGAAAAAGAGAATTTATCCTCAATTTTGTCTGCAACCAGTGAGAACAGTATGAGGAATAAAACAATTGAAGATATGATTCCAACTTCTTTGAAAGTCGATGCTTCTGTTGTACATGCACCTACTCTTGCAGAAGATAaagtagtccaacctcctgtgtCACCTTCCGAAACTGTTAGCATTAATCAACAAAATATCGATGTTTCAGAAGATGCAGATAGTAAAGAATATGACATGACAGACAGAAATATATTTACTAGTTCCCTACCAACAGCAAAAGAACCTAAAGATTATGTCATCTATGATCTAGCTTCTAACTCTCAAAATAATCAAGATGACCAAGATGTATCAGAATTTGCAGAAGATTCAAGTATGAGGAACTTCGAGAATAAGAAGTCATTTGCTCATAACATGAAGGATGCTACAGTCTCGGGATTGGAAGATGACAGTCATTTCTTTTTTCATCTTGTTATTTTTGCCTTTTTGGTTGCTGTAGTTTATATCACATATCACAATAAAAGAAAG ataatTTTGTTGGTTCAGAATAGAAGATGGCGAGATGGCTTGTGTTCCAGAACAGTTGGATATCAACGTTTAGATCAAAATGTGAATGAGGCTATGCCTTCATTAAAAATTACcaatgaatatattttttaa